In Synechococcus sp. Nb3U1, one DNA window encodes the following:
- a CDS encoding ABC transporter ATP-binding protein, producing MTPGPEILIAVENVHKHFPLPEGKGEFTVLSQVSLEVKAGEVLALLGRSGSGKSTLLRIMAGLIPPSQGQVLSNGKLLRGANPDVAMVFQSFALLPWLTVQENVELGLQAQGIPREERRQRALKAIDLVGLDGFESAYPKELSGGMKQRVGFARAFVLEPKVLFMDEPFSALDVLTAENLRGEVDDLWNASAFPSQSILIVTHNIEEAVFLADRVVILGANPGRVRGEVKIDLPRPHDRSDPRFKSLVDYIYTIMTNPEIEVTGEVAAPAPVVEKVLSPYARPLPYARVGGISGLLELIVEHPEGKVDIAHLAERIRLAVDDLLPILDAAVLLGFAQVSEGEVYLTEIGRDFATTTILRSKDLFRQQVLERVPVFKSILQTLEEKRSRSMRGDFFLDLWDEHFPHAEAERQFATAVDWGRYAELFEYDAFEERLYLTETTSDIPDKVGSNTGE from the coding sequence ATGACTCCAGGGCCCGAAATCCTCATTGCCGTCGAAAACGTCCATAAACACTTTCCTCTGCCGGAAGGGAAAGGGGAGTTTACGGTCTTAAGCCAGGTCAGTCTGGAGGTGAAGGCGGGGGAAGTGCTGGCGCTTTTGGGCCGTAGCGGCAGTGGCAAAAGCACCCTGCTGCGGATTATGGCGGGGTTGATCCCCCCCAGCCAAGGGCAGGTGCTGAGCAATGGTAAGCTCCTGCGGGGGGCTAATCCGGATGTGGCGATGGTGTTTCAGAGTTTTGCTCTGTTGCCCTGGTTAACGGTGCAGGAAAATGTGGAGCTGGGGTTGCAGGCTCAAGGGATCCCACGGGAAGAACGACGGCAGCGGGCCCTCAAAGCAATCGACTTGGTAGGGTTGGATGGCTTTGAAAGTGCCTATCCTAAGGAACTTTCCGGAGGCATGAAGCAGCGGGTGGGGTTTGCCCGTGCCTTTGTATTGGAGCCAAAGGTGCTGTTTATGGATGAGCCCTTTAGCGCTCTGGATGTGCTAACGGCAGAAAATTTGCGGGGGGAAGTTGACGATCTCTGGAATGCCAGCGCCTTTCCGTCCCAAAGCATTTTGATCGTTACCCACAACATCGAAGAGGCGGTCTTTCTGGCGGATCGGGTGGTGATTTTGGGGGCCAATCCAGGGCGGGTGCGGGGGGAGGTGAAGATTGACCTACCCCGGCCCCACGATCGATCGGATCCCCGGTTTAAGTCCTTGGTGGACTACATCTACACGATCATGACCAACCCGGAGATCGAAGTGACCGGGGAGGTGGCGGCGCCAGCCCCGGTGGTGGAGAAAGTGCTCTCTCCTTATGCCCGTCCGCTGCCCTATGCGCGGGTAGGTGGGATCAGCGGTCTGCTGGAATTGATCGTGGAGCATCCGGAAGGCAAGGTGGATATTGCCCATCTGGCAGAGCGGATCCGACTGGCGGTAGACGATCTGCTGCCGATTTTGGATGCAGCAGTATTGCTGGGGTTTGCTCAGGTTTCCGAAGGGGAGGTTTACCTCACAGAGATTGGCCGAGACTTTGCCACTACCACCATTTTGCGCAGTAAGGATCTCTTCCGGCAGCAAGTTTTGGAGCGGGTACCCGTGTTTAAGAGTATTCTGCAAACTCTGGAGGAAAAGCGCAGCCGCTCGATGCGGGGAGATTTCTTTTTGGATCTGTGGGATGAACATTTCCCCCATGCGGAGGCGGAACGGCAGTTTGCCACTGCCGTC